In the Clostridium gelidum genome, AAATTATATATAGGGAATTAAATTGGATTGAAAGCTCACTAGATAGAACTTTATTGAAATATGAAGCAGATACAGGTTATACAACTTGTTTTTGGAGTAATATTATAAACTCAATAATACTTTATGATAAAAATGGTGAATTAAATAAGTTACAAGAAAAATACAGAATAGATTATCCGAAGGGGTTAAAAGAAAATATAGTAAGAAAAAATTATCCATTATTAAAGAAACAAATGCCAGCATATTATAATCAAATAGAAAAAGCATTAAAGAGAGATGATTTTATAAGTATCAATCACAGAATAGCAGCTTTCTTTGCAAGCTATTTTGATATTATATTTGCAATTAATGAAATACCTCATCCAGGAGAGAAAAAACTTCTTAAGATTATAAAAGATAGTAACTTAAAAATTCCAAACCATATGTACAAGAATATTGAAACTATTTTAAAGTTGGCAGCAACAAGTAGCAAAGATATATTATTAGAAATTGATGACTTGGTTAATAATTTAGATATACTATTAAATAGTGAAAAAATTAATATAAACTAAATGGGAGAAAAAATATGGATGAAATAATAATATTATTAGAAAAATTAAACTTTTCTAAAACTGAAGCAGCGGTTTATATAGATTTGTTGAAAAATTCAAGTTCAAATGGATACAAAATTGCTAAAAATCTAAATATGTCACGATCATCTGTTTATTCAGCATTAGATAATTTATATAATAAGGGGATAGTATTTTTAATGCCTGGGGATTCACAAGTTTATAAAGCTGAGAATCCATCTATATTAATAAAGAAGATGAAAAGTGAGTTTAATGAAACAACTGACTTATTAGATTTTAAGTTAAAAAGTTTAGAGAATTTTGATTCAGAAGAAAGATATGTGAATATAGAAGGATATGATAACATCATATCAAAAACAAAAGAGTTGCTTTTAACTGCAAAAAAAGAAGTCTATATAAATACTGATATTAACCTAAATAGATTTTACAATGAACTTATTGAAATTTCAGAAAGAGGGGTGAGGATAATAGTATTTTCATTTACAAAAGTTAACTTAGAAAATATACCTATTGAAATATATACCCATTGCTCTTCAAGTTGTGAAGGAAAAGAAACAAGAATAATGCTAGTTACAGATTGCGAAAAAACATTAGTTGCAGATAAAGCACCTCATAGAGAAGATTTTTTAGGTGTTTTTACAGATAATGTTCTTTTAACTTCTATTATTTCTGAACATATTCATAATGATATATATCTTTTGAAATTAAAGAAGTTATATGGAGAAAATTTGATTAATGAAGATATTAAACTGAATACTATGTTAGAAAATAGATAAATGGGTAAATAACAAGTCCATTTGCCAGCCTATTTTTCATCATAAATGAAGCTCGACTCGCTATGAGGGCAATTCGTCTCCTTGCCTGATGAAAAATATTCATGGCAACTTTGGACTTGTTATTTATTTTCATGTGCCTTAACGAAATAGTATTGTTAATAAAAATTAAGATAAAGAATGGATTCAATATAGAAATTAAAATCAACATTTATATAAAAAAATGAATATAAATGTTGATTATTGCAAATAATATAAGAGATAAGATGTATACTAATCCTAGTGTGTCAATAGTAGTATATTGCAGTATTTTAGATGAATATAAAGAATAATAGATTTAAATTCTAAATATGGAGTATAATTAAAGATATATGGGGAATATTAATGTTAAGATAAAAGACGTCGCAAAGAGACGCAAACAACTTAAAAGAATCTGATAAAAGCCTTTTGAAAAGAGAGTTTAAAAGATTTTAAAAAAGTTGTTGACAGGATTTAAACCAAGTGATACACTAAGTGAGTTGCTTGATTGCGACACAGAAAAACAAATAGTTACAACGAAAGTTGTGAAAGAAAATGGTCTTTGAAAATTGAACAGAATATATATAAATACATTTAAGTAAACCAGCAATTTTTATTTGAGTAAGCTAAGATTAAACTTTTTATTGAGAGTTTGATCCTGGCTCAGGACGAACGCTGGCGGCGTGCTTAACACATGCAAGTCGAGCGATGAAGCTCCTTCGGGAGTGGATTAGCGGCGGACGGGTGAGTAACACGTGGGTAACCTGCCTCATAGAGGGGAATAGCCTTTCGAAAGGAAGATTAATACCGCATAAGATTGTAGCTTCGCATGAAGTAGCAATTAAAGGAGTAATCCGCTATGAGATGGACCCGCGTCGCATTAGCTAGTTGGTGAGGTAACGGCTCACCAAGGCGACGATGCGTAGCCGACCTGAGAGGGTGATCGGCCACATTGGGACTGAGACACGGCCCAGACTCCTACGGGAGGCAGCAGTGGGGAATATTGCACAATGGGGGAAACCCTGATGCAGCAACGCCGCGTGAGTGATGAAGGTCTTCGGATTGTAAAACTCTGTCTTTGGGGACGATAATGACGGTACCCAAGGAGGAAGCCACGGCTAACTACGTGCCAGCAGCCGCGGTAATACGTAGGTGGCAAGCGTTGTCCGGATTTACTGGGCGTAAAGGGAGCGTAGGTGGATATTTAAGTGGGATGTGAAATACTCGGGCTTAACCTGAGTGCTGCATTCCAAACTGGATATCTAGAGTGCAGGAGAGGAAAGTAGAATTCCTAGTGTAGCGGTGAAATGCGTAGAGATTAGGAAGAATACCAGTGGCGAAGGCGACTTTCTGGACTGTAACTGACACTGAGGCTCGAAAGCGTGGGGAGCAAACAGGATTAGATACCCTGGTAGTCCACGCCGTAAACGATGAATACTAGGTGTGGGGGTTGTCATGACCTCCGTGCCGCCGCTAACGCATTAAGTATTCCGCCTGGGGAGTACGGTCGCAAGATTAAAACTCAAAGGAATTGACGGGGGCCCGCACAAGCAGCGGAGCATGTGGTTTAATTCGAAGCAACGCGAAGAACCTTACCTAGACTTGACATCTCCTGAATTACTCTTAATCGAGGAAGTCACTTCGGTGACAGGAAGACAGGTGGTGCATGGTTGTCGTCAGCTCGTGTCGTGAGATGTTGGGTTAAGTCCCGCAACGAGCGCAACCCCTATTGTTAGTTGCTACCATTAAGTTGAGCACTCTAGCGAGACTGCCCGGGTTAACCGGGAGGAAGGTGGGGATGACGTCAAATCATCATGCCCCTTATGTCTAGGGCTACACACGTGCTACAATGGCTGGTACAGAGAGATGCAAGACCGCGAGGTGGAGCCAAACTTCAAAACCAGTCTCAGTTCGGATTGTAGGCTGAAACTCGCCTACATGAAGCTGGAGTTGCTAGTAATCGCGAATCAGAATGTCGCGGTGAATACGTTCCCGGGCCTTGTACACACCGCCCGTCACACCATGAGAGTTGGCAATACCCAAAGTTCGTGAGCTAACGCGTAAGCGGGGCAGCGACCTAAGGTAGGGTCAGCGATTGGGGTGAAGTCGTAACAAGGTAGCCGTAGGAGAACCTGCGGCTGGATCACCTCCTTTCTATGGAGAAATCTAGATCAGCATGATGTCTGACTAGTACAGATACATTTATGTATCAAAAATAAATACTTACTCGACAGGTTGCTTAAATGTTACTTATATTCTGTTCAATTTTGAAAGACTAAGTCTTTCAAAATTATTTCTTTGCAAAGAATTAAGGAAACTTAAAACTTAACTAAAGAAATAAATGTTCTTTGAAAATTGCATATAGATTAATGTATATAAAATACAACAAAGCCAAGAATAATATTCTTTGTGAAATGATTAAATATCAAATTGTAAGCAATTTCTAATATATATCGCTATATATTATATTGCAAACCAAATTGAGCGGCTTAATGAAGCAGTAATGCTGAAGTTAAGTTAGCAAAAATGGTCAAGCTACAAAGGGCGTATGGTGAATGCCTTGGCATCAGGAGCCGATGAAGGACGCGATAAGCTGCGATAAGCTTCGGGTAGACGCACATAGTCAGAGATCCGAAGATTTCCGAATGAGGAAACTCACATGGGAAACCCCATGTATCGTAAAGTGAATAAATAGCTTTATGAAGGTAAACCCAGGGAACTGAAACATCTAAGTACCTGGAGGAAGAGAAAGAAAAATCGATTTTCTTAGTAGCGGCGAGCGAAAAGGAAAGAGCCCAAACCAGAAATTTATTTCTGGGGTTGCGGACAGAACATAACGAGAAATCATGGTTAATCGAACACAACTGGAAAGTTGGACCGTAGGGGGTAATAGTCCCGTAGATGAAAATTATGATAATCAGTTCTGCACCAGAGTACCACGAGACACGTGAAACCTTGTGGGAAGCAGGGAGGACCACCTCCCAAGGCTAA is a window encoding:
- a CDS encoding nucleotidyltransferase domain-containing protein → MNIDINKTVMELVNEFSRLEEVEGILLAGSHATKTNDKNSDYDIYIYVSKGIALEKRKEITDKFFRYVELDNTFWEKEDDGILSDGNIEVEIIYRELNWIESSLDRTLLKYEADTGYTTCFWSNIINSIILYDKNGELNKLQEKYRIDYPKGLKENIVRKNYPLLKKQMPAYYNQIEKALKRDDFISINHRIAAFFASYFDIIFAINEIPHPGEKKLLKIIKDSNLKIPNHMYKNIETILKLAATSSKDILLEIDDLVNNLDILLNSEKININ
- a CDS encoding TrmB family transcriptional regulator translates to MDEIIILLEKLNFSKTEAAVYIDLLKNSSSNGYKIAKNLNMSRSSVYSALDNLYNKGIVFLMPGDSQVYKAENPSILIKKMKSEFNETTDLLDFKLKSLENFDSEERYVNIEGYDNIISKTKELLLTAKKEVYINTDINLNRFYNELIEISERGVRIIVFSFTKVNLENIPIEIYTHCSSSCEGKETRIMLVTDCEKTLVADKAPHREDFLGVFTDNVLLTSIISEHIHNDIYLLKLKKLYGENLINEDIKLNTMLENR